The sequence GTCGAGCATGAGTTGGGCGATGTGCGCCTCCCGGCTTGCGGCGGCCCGGTACCGCCAGGCCCGCCCCTCGCGTTCCCGTAGCACCATGCCCTTGCCGGAGAGCCGGTCCAACACGGTCAGCACGGTGGTGTAGGCCAGCTCGCGTCCGGCGAGGGCATCGACGACCTCCCGCACCATGAGCCCGTCTGATCTGCCGGGGAACAGGTCCCACAACACATCCATCACTGCGCGTTCGAGCTCGCCGAGCCGGGTCACCCGGTAATCCTACCCTGCGTAGTAGTGCCGGCTACCCACCCTTGGGGTGCCAGACCGTCTTCGTCTCCAGCAGGGCGGTCATCCGGGCCAGGCCCGGATCGGCGTACCAGTCGTGGTTGGCCGGGACCGGGCGCAGCACCCGCTTGAGGTTCTCCGCCGCCCTGACCTCCAGACTCGTCGCCAGCTCGGCGTCGGCCGCGCCCGTCAGGTCGAGGGCGTTGACATCCCGGTGGCCCGCCAGCGACGGGACCGTCTCCTCGAGACGACCGGTCAGGATGTTGACCACACCGGCGGGTAGGTCGGCGGTGGCCAGGACCTCGGCCAGGGTTACCGCGGCGAGGG comes from Salinispora tropica CNB-440 and encodes:
- a CDS encoding BlaI/MecI/CopY family transcriptional regulator, with translation MTRLGELERAVMDVLWDLFPGRSDGLMVREVVDALAGRELAYTTVLTVLDRLSGKGMVLREREGRAWRYRAAASREAHIAQLMLDALDLGGSRDAALVRFARSVTGTEAEVLRAALNAAGEPSAPASPATPATPVTPAAKAPER